One window of Arthrobacter oryzae genomic DNA carries:
- a CDS encoding DUF4259 domain-containing protein, which yields MGAWGFQAFENDDALDWLVELEAGGAEVVRQGLNAVADGYINAPDGSVAVAAAEITAAAQGTPHGDLPEDVATWVTAHGAELTAEDAQLALEVVERVAGEESELAELWDEAGEPEWKEPLDNLSERLRAALT from the coding sequence ATGGGTGCATGGGGATTTCAGGCCTTCGAGAACGACGATGCCCTGGACTGGCTGGTAGAGCTTGAAGCTGGCGGGGCTGAGGTCGTCCGCCAGGGCCTGAACGCTGTCGCCGACGGCTACATCAACGCACCTGACGGGAGTGTCGCTGTTGCGGCCGCAGAGATCACCGCCGCAGCGCAGGGGACCCCGCACGGCGACCTGCCCGAGGACGTGGCAACATGGGTGACCGCACACGGGGCCGAGCTCACGGCTGAAGACGCGCAGCTCGCCCTCGAGGTGGTTGAACGGGTTGCCGGCGAGGAGTCCGAGCTTGCCGAACTGTGGGACGAGGCGGGGGAGCCGGAATGGAAGGAACCCCTCGACAACCTCTCCGAAAGACTGCGGGCAGCACTGACGTAA
- a CDS encoding DUF7255 family protein, with product MGNKEHRAASFMRSLTNAGYTVVRKPSKAAVPWATTRALPDTVADTLKAIFRGMGGVPTYQDALAPQHWDMRADDLLIEFDEDLHFNRYRSLSLATPWTPDLPWSEAYARYAVEMEDMCLRAGSHGKKWANDSSDKMFGGSDERGILGPLGSSRWKQRAVYDALKDVYALHTPGVVLARVSIHDEIGGINVNRATKKDVLLEPEALRDFITSRTVSADARS from the coding sequence ATGGGCAACAAGGAGCACCGGGCCGCATCCTTCATGCGTTCACTCACAAACGCCGGCTACACGGTGGTGCGAAAGCCGTCCAAGGCCGCAGTCCCGTGGGCGACCACACGGGCGCTTCCTGACACGGTCGCCGACACACTGAAAGCCATCTTCCGCGGCATGGGCGGTGTCCCGACCTACCAGGATGCGCTGGCGCCGCAGCACTGGGATATGCGGGCCGATGATCTCCTGATCGAGTTCGATGAGGACCTGCATTTCAACCGCTACCGAAGCCTCTCCCTCGCAACGCCCTGGACCCCTGACCTGCCGTGGTCCGAGGCGTACGCCCGCTACGCGGTAGAGATGGAGGACATGTGCCTGCGGGCAGGAAGCCATGGTAAGAAGTGGGCCAACGACTCGTCGGACAAAATGTTCGGCGGATCGGATGAGCGTGGCATCCTGGGCCCGTTGGGGTCCTCGCGGTGGAAGCAACGCGCGGTCTACGACGCGCTCAAGGATGTGTACGCGCTGCACACGCCAGGGGTGGTGCTGGCTCGGGTCTCGATCCATGACGAGATCGGCGGGATCAACGTCAACCGTGCGACCAAGAAGGACGTCCTGCTGGAGCCGGAGGCACTGCGGGATTTCATCACGTCCCGCACGGTGTCTGCAGACGCCCGGTCATAG
- a CDS encoding M20/M25/M40 family metallo-hydrolase produces MTEVRPEDEVVRICQELIRIDTSNYGDGTGPGERAAAEYTAGLITEVGLDAEIFESSPGRANVVTRIAGEDPSASALVVHGHLDVVPALREQWSVDPFGAELKDGLIWGRGAVDMKDMDAMILSVMRNFARTGRKPKRDLIFAFFADEEAGGTYGARYAVENRRELFDGATEAISEVGGFSATIGGQRTYLLQTAEKGLSWLRLVAHGRAGHGSQINTDNAVTRLASAVSRIGEYRWPVELTPTTRQFLDGVTELTGVEFDPDDPEKLLKELGTVARFVGATLQNTTNPTLLKGGYKHNVIPESAEALVDCRTLPGQEQQVLEIVKELAGTGVEVSYVHNDVSLEVPFAGNLVDSMIDALHAEDPGAKVLPYTLSGGTDNKSLSRLGITGYGFAPLQLPDELDFTGMFHGVDERVPAESLKFGARVLDRLLTTY; encoded by the coding sequence ATGACTGAAGTACGCCCCGAGGATGAAGTCGTCAGGATCTGCCAGGAACTGATCCGGATCGACACTTCGAACTACGGCGACGGAACAGGTCCGGGGGAGCGTGCGGCCGCTGAATACACCGCCGGCCTCATCACCGAGGTGGGGCTGGATGCGGAGATCTTCGAATCGTCGCCCGGCCGGGCCAACGTCGTGACCCGGATTGCCGGGGAGGACCCCTCGGCCAGCGCCCTCGTGGTCCACGGACATCTGGACGTGGTGCCGGCTCTACGGGAGCAGTGGTCGGTCGACCCCTTCGGCGCCGAACTGAAAGACGGCCTGATCTGGGGCCGCGGAGCGGTGGACATGAAGGACATGGACGCCATGATCCTCTCAGTCATGCGGAACTTCGCCCGGACCGGACGCAAGCCTAAGCGGGACCTGATTTTCGCCTTCTTCGCCGACGAGGAAGCGGGAGGCACCTACGGCGCCCGTTACGCCGTCGAAAACCGCCGGGAACTCTTCGACGGCGCCACCGAGGCAATCTCCGAAGTCGGCGGCTTCTCCGCCACCATCGGCGGCCAACGGACGTACCTCCTGCAGACTGCCGAGAAAGGCCTCTCCTGGTTGCGGCTGGTGGCCCACGGCCGTGCCGGCCACGGTTCGCAGATCAACACTGATAACGCCGTCACCCGCCTCGCCAGCGCGGTGTCCCGCATCGGTGAGTACAGGTGGCCAGTGGAGCTGACACCCACCACCCGGCAGTTCCTCGACGGCGTGACGGAACTCACGGGCGTGGAGTTCGACCCGGACGATCCGGAAAAGCTCCTCAAGGAGCTCGGAACCGTGGCACGGTTCGTGGGGGCCACCCTACAGAACACCACCAACCCGACGCTCCTCAAAGGCGGATACAAGCACAACGTCATTCCCGAGTCTGCTGAGGCCCTGGTGGACTGCCGGACACTTCCCGGCCAGGAACAGCAGGTGCTCGAGATCGTCAAGGAACTCGCCGGCACCGGCGTCGAGGTTTCCTACGTCCACAACGACGTCTCATTGGAAGTGCCTTTTGCCGGGAACCTGGTGGATTCCATGATCGACGCCCTGCACGCCGAGGACCCCGGCGCCAAGGTCCTGCCCTACACGCTGTCCGGCGGGACGGACAACAAATCCCTCAGCCGGCTGGGCATCACCGGGTACGGCTTCGCCCCGCTGCAGCTTCCGGATGAACTGGACTTCACGGGCATGTTCCACGGCGTGGACGAGCGTGTGCCCGCCGAATCCCTCAAGTTCGGCGCCAGGGTCCTGGACAGGCTCCTGACCACCTACTGA
- a CDS encoding acyl-CoA dehydrogenase family protein → MTPDQILTEPLLERIRGRASGYDRENAFFTEDLEELAAAGYLKIFVPAADGGLGLGLAAAAQLQRKLATAAPATALAINMHLVWTGVAHVLAARGDSSLDFVLREAAQGEIFAFGNSEAGNDSVLFDSQTVATPHADGSYTFTGRKIFTSLSPAWTRLGIFGKDGSARGGEGELVHGFLGRDASGYEILDDWDTLGMRASQSNTTVLHGAVVPADRIFRKLPVGPNADPLVFAIFACFETLLAAVYTGIGERALVLGVEAVKRRTSLKNEGRSYAQDPDIRWKVAEAAMAMDALYPQLAELSRDVDEVVDHGGQWFPRLVGLKTRATETARTVVDLAIRVSGGSSYFRGAELERLYRDVLAGMFHPSDDESAHNTVANAWLGRLETP, encoded by the coding sequence ATGACTCCTGACCAGATCCTTACCGAGCCATTGCTGGAGCGCATCCGTGGCCGTGCCTCCGGTTACGACCGGGAGAACGCATTCTTCACCGAGGATCTGGAGGAACTCGCCGCAGCGGGTTACCTCAAGATCTTTGTGCCGGCGGCCGACGGCGGGCTGGGTCTTGGGCTAGCAGCGGCAGCCCAGCTGCAAAGGAAGCTCGCGACGGCGGCGCCGGCCACCGCACTGGCTATCAACATGCACCTGGTCTGGACCGGTGTCGCGCATGTCCTGGCCGCCCGCGGCGATTCCTCGCTCGATTTTGTCCTTCGGGAGGCCGCACAGGGAGAGATCTTCGCGTTCGGCAACTCGGAGGCCGGCAACGACTCGGTGCTTTTCGATTCACAGACCGTTGCCACGCCGCATGCGGACGGCAGCTACACCTTCACCGGGCGAAAGATTTTCACCAGTCTTTCCCCGGCGTGGACCAGGCTCGGCATCTTCGGCAAAGACGGTTCTGCCCGGGGCGGCGAGGGGGAACTGGTCCACGGCTTCCTCGGCAGGGACGCTTCCGGTTACGAAATCCTCGACGACTGGGACACGCTTGGCATGCGGGCCAGCCAGTCCAACACCACCGTGCTGCACGGCGCCGTCGTGCCTGCGGACCGGATCTTCCGCAAACTTCCGGTAGGACCGAACGCGGACCCGCTGGTTTTTGCTATCTTCGCCTGCTTCGAGACGCTGCTGGCGGCGGTCTACACGGGCATCGGCGAACGGGCTCTTGTCCTGGGTGTTGAGGCCGTGAAGCGGCGCACGTCTTTGAAGAATGAGGGGCGAAGTTATGCCCAGGACCCCGACATCCGGTGGAAGGTGGCAGAAGCAGCCATGGCGATGGACGCGTTGTATCCGCAGCTTGCGGAGCTGTCGCGGGACGTTGACGAGGTAGTGGACCACGGTGGCCAATGGTTCCCCAGGCTTGTGGGCCTAAAGACCCGGGCCACGGAAACAGCGCGCACGGTGGTGGATCTGGCAATCAGGGTGTCCGGCGGATCGAGCTACTTCCGGGGGGCCGAACTGGAACGGCTCTACCGCGACGTTCTCGCCGGCATGTTCCACCCGTCGGACGACGAATCAGCGCACAACACGGTGGCCAACGCCTGGCTGGGACGGCTGGAGACGCCATAG
- a CDS encoding DUF5703 family protein, whose product MKEHFLSSSVQRERDYARQYEYLVLTVSPEDSLPEARRRLVEHSEYGKWELERSVLYLGGGRRFWLRRKVIQVQRTV is encoded by the coding sequence ATGAAAGAACATTTTCTGAGCAGTTCAGTCCAGCGGGAGCGGGACTACGCGAGGCAGTACGAGTACCTCGTACTGACGGTCAGTCCTGAGGATTCGCTCCCGGAGGCCCGCCGGCGCCTGGTTGAACATTCCGAGTACGGCAAGTGGGAACTGGAGCGCAGCGTCCTCTACCTGGGTGGCGGGCGGCGCTTCTGGCTCCGCCGGAAAGTCATTCAGGTCCAGCGGACGGTGTAG
- a CDS encoding aldo/keto reductase produces the protein MQQRYVGNSGLRVSSLSLGTMSWARETDEQDASELLRTFVDAGGTVIDTAASYADGQAEALLCSMLGDVVSRSEVVISTKAGISTSDGRRSVDTSRNGMLSGLDASLARLGTDYVDIWFAQAWDANVPLEETLSALEFAVRTGRARYAGVSNFSGWQTAKAAAVAGFPLVASQSEYSLLQRKPESELIPAIEDAGLGLFAWAPLGRGVLTGKYRGHIPAESRAAQKRLASYVEPYLEQPASRIVEAVAMAARGLGRSPIDVALSWLLSQHGVATAVVGARSPVQLKEILDSQLTHVPAEIARALEDVSAPE, from the coding sequence ATGCAGCAGCGTTATGTCGGCAACAGTGGGTTGCGCGTGTCCTCACTCTCCCTGGGAACCATGTCGTGGGCGCGGGAGACGGATGAGCAGGATGCCTCCGAACTGTTGCGCACGTTCGTTGACGCCGGCGGAACCGTCATCGACACGGCGGCCTCGTACGCCGATGGCCAGGCGGAGGCACTCCTGTGCTCAATGCTGGGTGACGTTGTCTCCCGCTCTGAGGTGGTGATTTCCACCAAAGCCGGAATCTCGACGTCGGACGGCCGCAGGAGCGTCGATACGTCCCGTAACGGCATGCTCTCCGGCCTCGATGCCAGCCTGGCCCGGCTGGGCACCGATTATGTCGACATCTGGTTCGCCCAGGCCTGGGATGCCAACGTCCCCCTCGAGGAGACGTTGTCGGCCCTCGAGTTTGCGGTGCGAACAGGCCGCGCCCGCTACGCCGGAGTATCGAACTTCAGCGGATGGCAGACGGCAAAGGCCGCGGCGGTTGCCGGCTTTCCGCTGGTGGCCAGCCAGTCGGAGTACTCGTTGCTGCAGCGGAAGCCCGAATCCGAGCTCATTCCGGCCATTGAGGACGCCGGCCTGGGCCTGTTTGCCTGGGCGCCGCTGGGCCGCGGGGTCCTCACCGGGAAGTACCGGGGGCACATACCGGCGGAATCCCGGGCGGCGCAGAAGCGGCTGGCCAGCTATGTGGAACCTTATCTGGAGCAGCCCGCGTCCAGGATCGTGGAAGCGGTCGCCATGGCCGCGCGGGGTCTTGGCCGCTCCCCCATCGATGTCGCCCTGAGCTGGCTGTTGTCACAGCATGGCGTGGCGACCGCGGTTGTGGGTGCCAGGTCCCCCGTGCAACTAAAAGAGATCCTGGATTCCCAGCTGACCCATGTGCCCGCGGAAATCGCGCGGGCGCTGGAAGACGTCTCAGCGCCCGAGTGA
- a CDS encoding undecaprenyl-diphosphate phosphatase, producing the protein MNWFEAALLGLVQGLTEFLPISSSAHLRIIGSFLPNAADPGAAFTAITQLGTETAVIVYFWRDIVRIVKAWFGSLTRRVPSNDPDARMGWLVILGSLPIIVLGLIFQDQIESVLRSLWIVATMLIVFGLFLAVADAVGRQERELTALTYKHGIFYGFAQAMALIPGVSRSGGTITAGLLMGYTREAAARYSFLLAIPAVFGSGLYQLYKVVSKDGITGPYGLPETALATGIAFVVGYVIIGWFLKFVSTRSYRLFVWYRIFLGMALYLLLGFNVISA; encoded by the coding sequence GTGAACTGGTTTGAAGCGGCCCTGCTGGGTCTTGTCCAAGGGCTGACCGAATTCCTCCCGATTTCCTCAAGCGCCCACCTGCGCATCATCGGCTCGTTCCTGCCAAATGCAGCGGACCCGGGAGCGGCGTTCACCGCCATCACGCAGCTTGGAACCGAGACGGCTGTGATCGTCTACTTCTGGCGGGATATCGTTCGGATCGTCAAGGCCTGGTTCGGCTCGCTGACCCGGCGCGTACCCTCGAACGATCCGGATGCCCGCATGGGCTGGCTGGTGATTCTGGGCAGCCTCCCCATCATTGTTCTCGGCCTGATCTTCCAGGACCAGATCGAGTCCGTCCTCCGCAGCCTGTGGATCGTGGCCACGATGCTGATTGTCTTCGGCCTCTTCCTCGCCGTGGCAGACGCCGTGGGCCGACAGGAACGCGAGCTGACGGCCCTGACGTACAAGCACGGCATCTTCTACGGTTTTGCGCAGGCCATGGCCCTCATCCCCGGCGTATCCCGGTCCGGCGGAACCATCACAGCGGGACTGCTCATGGGGTACACCCGCGAAGCGGCAGCCCGCTATTCGTTCCTCCTTGCTATCCCCGCGGTGTTCGGCAGCGGCCTCTACCAGCTGTACAAGGTGGTGTCCAAGGACGGCATCACCGGCCCCTACGGCCTGCCCGAAACAGCCCTGGCCACGGGCATCGCCTTTGTTGTTGGCTACGTCATCATCGGCTGGTTCCTGAAATTCGTTTCCACCCGGAGCTACCGGCTCTTCGTCTGGTACCGCATCTTCCTCGGCATGGCGTTGTATTTGCTGCTCGGTTTCAATGTCATCAGCGCCTAG
- the mshC gene encoding cysteine--1-D-myo-inosityl 2-amino-2-deoxy-alpha-D-glucopyranoside ligase has product MKSWISRPVPQLPGRMPAVRIFDTAERAYSTLEATGEQSLYVCGITPYDATHMGHAASYVAFDLLNRAWRDGGQRVAYVQNVTDVDDPLLERATATGVDWRELAASQIDLFQADMAALNVLAPDHYVGAVESIPEIVPAIERLLQLGLAYRVAGTAGEPDGDVYYDVEAASKQSADAGAWTLGSVSGLSETEMLELFAERGGDPGRGGKRQALDPLLWRVARDGEPSWPGGELGEGRPGWHIECTVIAQKYLPAPFTVQGGGSDLIFPHHEMGAGHAYSLAGVPLAQHFAHAGMVGLDGEKMSKSKGNLVLVSKLRAAGEEPAAIRLAILAHHYRSDWSWTDAGFAEAKDRLAKWRGALAMAPEGSAAALIAEMRNELADDLNAPGAVTAADRWAADARARAVAGSPMDQALVSDAVNALLGVEL; this is encoded by the coding sequence GTGAAATCCTGGATCTCCCGCCCCGTACCTCAGCTCCCCGGCCGCATGCCCGCCGTTCGGATTTTCGACACCGCCGAAAGGGCCTACAGCACCCTTGAAGCCACGGGTGAACAGTCTCTGTACGTCTGCGGCATCACCCCGTACGACGCCACCCACATGGGGCACGCGGCCAGCTATGTCGCCTTCGACCTGCTGAACCGTGCGTGGCGGGACGGCGGCCAGCGGGTTGCGTACGTCCAGAACGTGACCGACGTGGATGATCCCCTCCTCGAGCGGGCAACAGCGACGGGCGTGGACTGGCGCGAGCTGGCCGCCAGCCAGATCGACCTCTTCCAGGCAGACATGGCGGCCCTGAACGTATTGGCGCCGGACCACTACGTCGGGGCGGTCGAATCCATCCCGGAAATCGTTCCCGCGATCGAACGCCTCCTTCAGCTGGGCCTGGCCTACCGCGTCGCCGGCACTGCCGGTGAGCCGGACGGCGACGTCTATTACGACGTCGAGGCCGCCAGCAAGCAGTCAGCAGACGCCGGGGCCTGGACACTGGGATCCGTGTCCGGGCTCTCCGAAACCGAGATGCTTGAACTCTTCGCCGAACGTGGCGGCGACCCCGGCCGCGGAGGCAAGCGGCAGGCCCTGGACCCGCTGCTTTGGCGCGTGGCCCGCGACGGGGAACCCAGCTGGCCCGGTGGCGAACTGGGGGAGGGACGTCCCGGCTGGCACATTGAGTGCACGGTCATCGCGCAGAAATACCTGCCTGCACCGTTCACCGTCCAGGGCGGCGGATCGGACTTGATCTTCCCGCACCACGAGATGGGCGCAGGCCACGCCTATTCGCTGGCCGGAGTTCCCCTGGCGCAGCACTTCGCCCACGCCGGAATGGTGGGCCTCGACGGTGAAAAGATGAGCAAGTCCAAGGGAAACCTGGTGCTCGTATCCAAACTTCGGGCCGCCGGCGAGGAACCCGCGGCCATCCGCCTGGCCATCCTCGCCCACCACTACCGCAGTGACTGGTCCTGGACCGACGCCGGCTTCGCCGAAGCCAAGGACAGGCTCGCCAAGTGGCGTGGTGCCCTGGCCATGGCCCCGGAAGGGTCAGCCGCTGCCCTCATCGCCGAGATGCGGAACGAACTGGCGGACGACCTGAATGCTCCGGGCGCCGTCACGGCGGCGGACCGCTGGGCAGCCGACGCGCGGGCCCGCGCAGTTGCCGGCTCGCCCATGGACCAGGCCCTGGTCAGTGACGCCGTCAATGCGCTGCTCGGCGTCGAACTCTAG
- a CDS encoding PAC2 family protein: MNSFEGDTSEPGATPEPERLLQPVPEGQRITVMLAAFEGWNDAGEAASDALRYLNKLWGGKKVASIDADEYYDFQFTRPTIRRTSSGERKIKWPSTRIYKASAPDANVDVIFVQGTEPSYKWRAYTAELLVHAEALHVDYVILVGALLADVPHSRPIPVSTSTDDSALRERMNLEASQYEGPVGIVGVLSEVALLAGLPTVSLWAAVPHYVAQAPSPKAQLALLHRIEELLQVPLDTHELAEEADAWERGVDELATEDPEIAAYVRQLEEAKDTADLPEASGESIAREFERYLKRRGKDKQ, from the coding sequence ATGAATAGCTTCGAGGGAGACACCAGCGAACCGGGTGCCACGCCTGAGCCGGAGCGGCTGCTGCAGCCCGTGCCCGAAGGTCAGCGCATCACAGTGATGCTCGCCGCTTTCGAAGGCTGGAACGATGCCGGCGAAGCGGCGAGCGATGCCCTTCGGTACCTGAACAAATTGTGGGGCGGCAAGAAAGTGGCCTCGATTGACGCAGACGAATACTACGACTTCCAGTTCACCAGGCCCACCATCCGCCGGACCTCATCCGGGGAGCGCAAGATCAAATGGCCGTCCACACGGATCTACAAGGCCAGCGCCCCGGACGCGAATGTTGATGTGATCTTTGTCCAGGGTACGGAGCCGTCGTATAAATGGCGTGCGTACACGGCTGAGCTGCTTGTCCATGCCGAAGCCCTGCACGTGGACTACGTCATCCTTGTGGGCGCCCTGCTCGCGGACGTGCCCCACAGCCGACCCATCCCGGTGAGCACGTCGACGGACGACAGCGCCCTGCGCGAACGGATGAACCTTGAGGCCTCACAGTACGAGGGTCCGGTCGGAATCGTCGGAGTGCTTTCGGAAGTGGCACTCCTGGCGGGCCTGCCTACCGTGTCCCTCTGGGCCGCCGTCCCGCACTATGTCGCCCAGGCCCCCTCGCCCAAGGCTCAGCTTGCCCTCCTTCACCGGATCGAGGAGCTGCTCCAGGTGCCGCTCGACACGCACGAACTCGCGGAGGAAGCGGACGCCTGGGAGCGCGGCGTGGATGAGCTCGCCACCGAGGACCCGGAGATTGCGGCCTACGTGCGGCAGTTGGAAGAGGCGAAAGACACTGCCGACCTTCCGGAAGCGAGCGGAGAGTCGATTGCCCGCGAATTCGAGCGGTACCTCAAGCGGCGGGGCAAGGACAAACAGTAA
- a CDS encoding HAD family hydrolase, with translation MRSSVSQPLLKAALWDMDGTIVDTEPYWIEAEHALVAAHGGQWSHAQAMQLVGQSLVFSAGVLQRAGVNLEKREIIDTLTAQVISKVRASVPWRPGARELLDELHEAGVRCALVTMSEGPLAREVVAALPKPYFEFLVTGDTVTNGKPHPEAYRKAVDLLRQQDPDLTVHDCVALEDSAPGVAAAMASGVVTVAIPHIVPLPADPARATWHTLEGRTVADLQQLVAARGDFPAGNAGLEDSMVRSHGLD, from the coding sequence ATGCGATCCTCAGTCTCCCAGCCACTTCTTAAAGCCGCTTTATGGGACATGGATGGCACCATCGTCGACACCGAACCGTACTGGATCGAAGCCGAGCACGCCCTCGTTGCAGCCCACGGCGGACAGTGGTCCCACGCACAGGCGATGCAGTTGGTGGGCCAGTCCCTGGTGTTCTCGGCCGGCGTTCTCCAAAGGGCCGGTGTGAACCTGGAGAAACGGGAAATCATCGACACCCTCACGGCGCAGGTCATTAGCAAAGTCCGTGCCTCCGTTCCCTGGCGGCCAGGGGCGCGCGAACTGCTGGACGAGCTCCACGAGGCAGGCGTCCGGTGTGCCCTGGTGACGATGTCCGAAGGGCCTCTGGCGCGCGAGGTCGTAGCGGCGCTGCCGAAACCCTATTTCGAGTTCCTGGTGACCGGCGACACCGTGACCAACGGCAAGCCCCACCCGGAGGCATATCGCAAGGCAGTCGACCTGCTGCGGCAGCAGGACCCCGACCTCACCGTCCACGACTGCGTTGCCCTGGAAGACTCGGCCCCGGGAGTGGCAGCCGCCATGGCGTCCGGAGTCGTGACCGTGGCAATCCCGCACATCGTTCCGCTGCCCGCCGATCCAGCACGGGCCACGTGGCATACCCTCGAAGGCCGCACCGTTGCCGATCTGCAGCAACTCGTGGCCGCGCGCGGCGACTTCCCGGCAGGGAACGCCGGCCTTGAAGACTCCATGGTCCGGAGCCACGGCCTTGACTGA
- a CDS encoding site-2 protease family protein — MTEPAGGKDPKVTTGRREGISLGRIAGIPVILAYSWFIIAAFTVIVYGPVLVRQYPDMGVAAYYVAFAYALLLLISVLVHELAHALTAKIFNWPTEKIVLNLWGGHTQFEGFTATPGRSVLVAMAGPAANLLLAGAGWLFIIATDPSGVTGILSNIFVWANLLIGIFNVLPGLPLDGGRLVESAVWKATGSQEKGTVAAGWAGRIIVIGLAAWFVLLPLARGDRPDVSLMLITVLVGSFLWMGASASIQHGRLRSRLHLVNAATLAEPAVGIPESSTVSDVLQLAPQGTPVIVLCGPDGRPARIVSDVAVASVPAAAAATTPATAVSHALGAGAYVPEWSQGQELVQFLAQLEGQEYAVVDHHGKVTGLLRQSAVVSAITGKELRRGGRAKAQNR, encoded by the coding sequence TTGACTGAACCAGCAGGCGGCAAGGACCCCAAGGTCACCACGGGACGCAGGGAAGGCATATCGCTGGGCCGCATCGCGGGTATCCCGGTGATCCTGGCCTATTCGTGGTTCATCATCGCAGCGTTCACCGTGATTGTGTATGGGCCCGTACTCGTGCGCCAGTACCCGGACATGGGCGTTGCGGCCTACTACGTGGCCTTCGCCTACGCCCTGCTCCTGCTCATCTCCGTGCTCGTCCACGAGCTGGCGCACGCCCTGACGGCCAAGATCTTTAACTGGCCCACCGAGAAAATCGTACTGAACCTCTGGGGCGGCCACACCCAGTTCGAGGGCTTCACCGCCACCCCCGGACGCTCGGTGCTGGTGGCGATGGCCGGACCCGCCGCGAACCTGTTGCTTGCCGGAGCCGGCTGGCTGTTCATCATCGCGACGGATCCCTCCGGCGTGACGGGCATCCTCTCCAACATCTTTGTCTGGGCGAACCTGCTCATCGGTATCTTCAACGTCCTTCCGGGCCTTCCCCTGGACGGCGGACGCCTTGTTGAGTCCGCCGTCTGGAAAGCCACCGGCAGCCAGGAAAAGGGCACAGTGGCCGCGGGCTGGGCGGGCCGGATCATCGTTATTGGGCTGGCTGCCTGGTTCGTCCTGCTCCCGTTGGCTCGCGGCGACCGCCCCGACGTGTCGCTGATGCTCATTACGGTCCTGGTGGGCAGCTTCCTCTGGATGGGTGCTTCGGCCTCCATCCAGCACGGGCGGCTCCGCAGCCGGCTGCACCTCGTCAACGCCGCCACCCTCGCTGAACCAGCGGTGGGAATACCCGAATCCTCCACAGTGTCCGATGTCCTGCAGCTGGCTCCGCAGGGTACGCCGGTCATTGTCCTGTGTGGACCGGACGGCCGGCCGGCACGAATCGTCTCCGACGTCGCCGTGGCCTCCGTTCCGGCAGCAGCGGCGGCCACGACGCCCGCAACAGCCGTGTCGCACGCCCTCGGTGCCGGCGCGTATGTACCTGAGTGGTCCCAGGGCCAGGAGCTCGTACAATTCCTGGCCCAGCTCGAAGGGCAGGAGTACGCAGTAGTGGATCACCACGGCAAAGTGACCGGCCTGCTCCGCCAGTCAGCCGTGGTGAGCGCCATTACAGGCAAAGAATTGCGCCGCGGCGGGCGAGCCAAGGCGCAGAACCGGTAG